Proteins from one Nitrospira sp. genomic window:
- a CDS encoding pentapeptide repeat-containing protein produces the protein MQETPIELLGGLCRQRRTVRDLALACADLRSAQLDGLRADGMGLEDADLREGCLREVRWKSCNLRDARLDSADFTNAVLRLCDLDQARAVSAIFVRTHLENSTARGARFDGADLTEAVLTDTDFSRASLRGAKLEKVEATGANFRGADLRGARLRNAVLVDCDLRGADLTDTDLTGADLRGADLRGVVGDNPVLPKEANITTELSPELKTLSSCRFQKTA, from the coding sequence ATGCAGGAAACACCTATCGAATTGCTCGGCGGCCTGTGTAGACAGCGACGCACCGTGCGAGATCTCGCGCTCGCATGTGCGGACCTGCGCAGCGCACAGCTCGATGGGTTGCGCGCGGACGGCATGGGGCTTGAGGATGCCGACCTACGCGAGGGCTGCTTACGGGAGGTGAGGTGGAAAAGCTGCAACCTGCGCGATGCGCGTCTGGACTCAGCGGATTTCACCAATGCTGTCCTGAGGCTGTGTGATCTCGATCAGGCACGGGCCGTCAGCGCGATCTTCGTGCGGACTCACTTGGAAAATAGCACCGCGCGCGGTGCGCGTTTCGATGGCGCCGATCTGACCGAAGCGGTGCTGACGGACACGGACTTTTCCCGAGCCAGCCTGCGCGGCGCGAAGTTGGAAAAAGTGGAAGCGACTGGTGCGAACTTTCGTGGTGCTGATCTGCGTGGCGCCCGGCTTCGAAATGCAGTGCTGGTTGATTGCGATCTGCGCGGTGCGGATCTCACCGACACCGATCTCACGGGTGCAGACCTACGTGGGGCGGATCTGCGCGGTGTTGTGGGCGATAACCCCGTACTGCCGAAGGAGGCCAATATCACGACCGAGCTGTCCCCTGAGCTAAAAACCCTCTCGAGCTGTCGTTTTCAGAAGACGGCT
- a CDS encoding SMI1/KNR4 family protein, translating to MYEWLEEELRRVQWPKFHHVSKAGARELIDPTLPASYREFVKKFGAAKLYRRNDHYQIGVLYPPELVRIAGSNALLVGYSIGIDVFFRMEDLAEGQEARIYELIDGNLEEVAFDFRDWLETCATDARDEYSSSDWARIEAGPQPFTRNEKAIIEARACFSVQLIGIGEQTPNTLRVKIRNGSDRFLQWLTIGVRHKDGVVEARLPVDVSSIKPGEERILDVPGYVTLSARDAVVFELPPPTPAERDLYSELATSGPMKR from the coding sequence ATGTACGAATGGCTAGAAGAAGAATTGAGGCGAGTTCAGTGGCCAAAGTTTCACCACGTTAGTAAAGCTGGTGCTCGAGAGTTGATCGATCCGACACTGCCAGCTTCCTACCGAGAGTTTGTCAAGAAATTTGGAGCTGCCAAACTGTACAGACGCAATGACCATTATCAAATTGGCGTTTTATATCCGCCGGAACTGGTTCGCATCGCAGGAAGTAATGCATTACTGGTCGGATACAGCATTGGTATCGATGTATTCTTTCGTATGGAGGATCTCGCGGAGGGCCAGGAAGCGCGAATTTACGAGCTGATCGATGGGAACCTGGAAGAGGTCGCATTCGATTTCCGCGATTGGCTTGAGACGTGCGCAACAGACGCCCGAGACGAATACTCATCATCCGACTGGGCACGAATCGAAGCTGGCCCCCAACCATTCACCCGGAATGAGAAAGCAATCATCGAAGCAAGAGCATGCTTTTCAGTCCAACTAATCGGTATTGGAGAGCAAACCCCGAACACTCTGCGGGTCAAGATACGCAACGGATCAGATAGATTTTTGCAGTGGCTTACTATTGGCGTTCGCCACAAGGATGGAGTGGTCGAAGCCAGACTCCCAGTCGATGTGTCGAGCATCAAACCGGGGGAAGAACGGATATTGGATGTTCCTGGATATGTGACCTTATCGGCTAGGGATGCAGTGGTCTTTGAACTCCCACCTCCGACGCCAGCTGAGCGCGACCTGTACTCCGAGCTAGCGACCAGTGGCCCGATGAAACGCTGA
- a CDS encoding DUF4157 domain-containing protein — protein sequence MAGATAITHAKTRESAADAKHPVHSTARQTSSTAFHAAGNLQLQGVLSGGLLQGKLNGDNPDDPLQQKALEHSARPETLRNHGTASLEQNNRQTANSPRPSSSHSGFGSNLVSTRTEHGNAVTPVQTKCATCEAGEASTEEQPVQLWDCTDLTEPTCVQSKQAMAESPVQPTAEAEDKQREEEPVQAKCATCEAEDAAAEEEPVQSKCAGCDAKETGADQEAEQEPVQLWDCTDLTEPTCVQAKCTDCQDEEPVQQDRAKAPVRSVNLIHREAKHGLSNASSPLPHADRIQASFGHHDVSHVRSSMGGAAETANRHIGALAFTSGPRIAFSQSPDLHLAAHEAAHVIQQREGLSLPGNVGRAGDRWEQHADRVADAVVGGRSAEGLLDEVAKPNPSGRQVAASGASAAQEQVVQHRFTSSPAYLTEAPSHVPATAPEADQSKDKAKGVGASSATGAKTETGRALEAAGPGAGGEGPPEGIGVGGTPAAPEGAGMPGAAGGPGAPAGAGVATPGASIGAAGGGGINAPCYNVDPPPVPEETEEPSSDERSAQSEAEPQVTFDAWVDEPDQCPAETQLQQDAQQMPDGIGSTASAAPAATGDRPARAAPTSASGGASTMAEAASAPSEGSGQSAGSSISGAESARDVAVADFESATGALDAVLLRAGGLEQGANFVSGVADAQRDQATDQVRTFMQHAGAQITGAVAFAREQVPVRLGGMAEAIMASLQGTIESEKTAISGRIAQARMQARVAAQRARAHVHAEYAASITTVVAETSTALATLSTQHASTVEKVDQQETKALEDVNRRFAKGRSRHEDKGPEYARRAIARGQEHASQYERCKGNYSDDGFWDGCLTVRRAKAQQDAACKTAAGYKTTFVRTANKKGYDLLPLRTQYRCAVIAGARQVNKTLDDTYDKLVAGLEQGQRQAIEGLGSARRQNLAAIDKALNATLRALVVQEHTQRQAVNDAGYSSQLGIEQLAHACAANLARGVGAAMESLDRALLDLRTRLEGGPVPSPEALARTLSEVEATLGGGMGSFLATMETGASMAQAQIGQTGHAALGGLAGISTQNAALSTQAESGFTGTMNGLMAGSSCAFSQLTGNHIDQARKSATEGTTAMKQAAAGFVESLGTIRKRVDGAINISLEGLDGELGGKLAGLDGQIAREAWKAAEKEQPAWKKVVAIVLIIVVIIVAAVISIVTLGAGASLFAVILVGALVGAVSAGLIQILNNWASGEIWHEGLVTAMVMGAIGGAIGGGLGFAGGALASGAAAAGARAVTQLAITVTSDLVAEGLTQTVGYFAFGQQFNWQGFVMAGAMSGVSFRAHPSTPHPPAAHAPPPHAAAPHAPTPHANAPHPEAPHPSAPHAEAPGPAPHGGTPESPPPHPTTPEPPRPAAPEGVAPRAPSPAAARRGAISQVAGGALVGLGVELAASAITGEKLDPTRIASAAASAAVAARMSRMHSGGAPEPRPGPTTRAGRALERFRTFDPGGVGARLGERLEGLGGRMVGASPEAEVPAVARPRSEETSARPVEEPETARARGTKEPMITRPPEDSPESRPAPRPHEEVPENATRPRETIVEIEVPARVGNTDHHLSIHRGPNGAEVWVCSGICGPLKMRIEELLPHVSPGSAARDQLKALRRRANHLEARIEAGEIPDPVAKRREVERLTAQLEVIGQGDPNVGRLLDAAPGEVPEMVPPRANPDAPVPPSLRRGGLTDPRIVDELPPGQRRTPEETEAAREFFRNNERRAISWWEQRNGRIWPKDPETGEWAIAGHQPRALSDGEHPLRVEPEFGDPNREGTRVRSGEEVSDAQRWGSMRRNPAGPVKRITDPRIIEALPPGGVRTAEETARARSYYDNHRAEAIRRWEARTGETWPTNPRTGRPAEGNHTPRTLAEGAHPLDGVEPELRPSNAPHTERPEGGGRTDAERLGARGGRPRGL from the coding sequence ATGGCGGGAGCGACCGCCATCACCCATGCAAAGACTCGCGAGTCGGCCGCTGATGCGAAGCATCCGGTCCATTCCACTGCACGACAGACCTCATCCACCGCATTCCACGCCGCCGGTAACCTGCAATTACAGGGTGTGCTTTCTGGAGGCCTTCTCCAGGGCAAACTCAACGGCGACAATCCTGATGATCCCCTTCAACAGAAAGCGCTAGAACACAGCGCCAGACCGGAAACCCTCCGTAATCACGGCACAGCGTCTCTCGAGCAAAACAACCGTCAAACAGCAAATTCCCCTCGTCCCTCTTCCTCCCACTCAGGCTTCGGCTCGAATCTCGTGTCGACACGCACGGAGCATGGTAACGCTGTAACGCCTGTACAAACCAAATGTGCCACCTGCGAGGCAGGGGAGGCGAGTACCGAAGAACAGCCGGTGCAACTTTGGGATTGCACCGATCTCACCGAGCCCACCTGCGTGCAGAGCAAGCAGGCTATGGCGGAATCACCTGTGCAACCTACCGCCGAAGCTGAGGACAAGCAGCGCGAAGAGGAACCCGTGCAGGCGAAATGTGCAACGTGCGAGGCTGAGGATGCAGCTGCCGAAGAAGAGCCTGTGCAATCGAAATGCGCAGGGTGCGATGCAAAGGAAACGGGTGCCGACCAAGAGGCCGAGCAAGAACCAGTGCAACTGTGGGATTGCACCGACCTCACCGAGCCCACCTGCGTCCAGGCAAAGTGCACGGATTGCCAGGACGAGGAGCCAGTCCAACAGGATAGGGCCAAGGCACCGGTCCGCAGCGTCAACCTGATTCATCGTGAGGCCAAGCACGGCCTGAGCAACGCGAGTTCGCCCCTCCCCCATGCTGATCGGATACAGGCTTCGTTTGGGCACCACGACGTCTCGCACGTGCGCAGCAGTATGGGCGGCGCCGCTGAAACCGCGAACCGGCACATAGGTGCCCTCGCCTTCACGTCAGGGCCTCGCATCGCCTTCAGCCAGTCGCCGGATCTCCACTTGGCAGCGCATGAGGCAGCGCACGTGATCCAGCAACGCGAAGGCCTGAGTCTGCCGGGCAACGTTGGACGCGCTGGAGACCGTTGGGAGCAACATGCAGATCGGGTCGCTGATGCAGTGGTCGGTGGTCGATCGGCTGAAGGGCTCCTTGACGAAGTCGCCAAGCCAAACCCTTCTGGAAGACAGGTCGCCGCCAGTGGTGCGAGTGCCGCACAAGAACAAGTCGTGCAGCATCGCTTCACCTCCAGCCCGGCGTATTTGACTGAAGCGCCGTCACACGTACCGGCCACCGCGCCCGAAGCCGATCAGAGTAAAGACAAGGCAAAGGGTGTCGGCGCGTCAAGTGCAACCGGTGCGAAGACCGAGACCGGCCGCGCTCTCGAAGCCGCCGGACCTGGAGCTGGCGGCGAAGGGCCGCCCGAGGGGATTGGCGTCGGTGGCACGCCCGCGGCGCCGGAAGGCGCGGGCATGCCTGGCGCTGCGGGCGGCCCAGGAGCACCTGCGGGTGCGGGGGTGGCGACTCCCGGAGCGTCGATCGGCGCGGCGGGTGGCGGTGGCATCAACGCGCCCTGCTACAACGTTGACCCGCCTCCCGTCCCCGAAGAGACCGAGGAACCGAGCAGCGATGAGCGCAGTGCGCAGTCGGAGGCTGAGCCCCAGGTTACTTTTGATGCCTGGGTGGACGAACCAGATCAGTGCCCCGCCGAAACCCAGTTGCAACAGGACGCGCAACAGATGCCGGATGGCATTGGATCCACTGCTTCAGCGGCTCCAGCCGCCACCGGCGACCGTCCGGCTCGCGCGGCCCCCACTTCCGCCAGTGGCGGCGCATCAACCATGGCAGAGGCGGCATCGGCACCCAGTGAGGGTAGTGGCCAAAGCGCAGGCAGTTCTATCAGTGGCGCCGAAAGCGCCCGCGATGTCGCCGTTGCGGACTTCGAGTCCGCGACCGGCGCCCTGGATGCAGTACTATTACGCGCGGGCGGTCTCGAACAGGGCGCGAACTTCGTCTCAGGCGTCGCAGATGCACAGCGTGATCAGGCCACCGACCAAGTACGTACCTTCATGCAGCACGCGGGCGCGCAGATCACTGGGGCCGTCGCCTTCGCACGTGAGCAGGTTCCCGTGCGACTTGGTGGTATGGCCGAGGCCATCATGGCATCGCTGCAAGGTACCATCGAGAGCGAAAAGACCGCTATCTCGGGGCGCATTGCGCAGGCGCGAATGCAGGCCCGCGTTGCGGCACAGCGCGCCCGCGCCCACGTTCATGCTGAATACGCCGCGAGCATCACCACTGTTGTGGCGGAGACCAGCACCGCACTCGCCACTCTGAGTACGCAGCACGCGTCCACCGTGGAGAAGGTCGATCAGCAGGAAACCAAGGCGCTGGAAGACGTCAACCGACGCTTCGCGAAGGGTCGCAGCCGGCACGAGGACAAGGGCCCTGAATATGCACGACGCGCCATTGCGCGTGGTCAGGAACACGCGAGCCAGTATGAGCGCTGCAAGGGCAACTACTCCGACGACGGATTCTGGGATGGCTGCCTCACGGTACGCCGCGCCAAAGCCCAGCAAGATGCGGCCTGCAAGACCGCGGCGGGGTATAAGACTACCTTTGTGCGCACCGCCAACAAGAAGGGCTACGACCTCCTGCCGCTGCGCACGCAATACCGCTGTGCAGTAATCGCGGGCGCGCGCCAGGTCAATAAGACCCTGGACGATACCTACGACAAGCTGGTGGCCGGTCTCGAACAGGGTCAAAGGCAGGCCATCGAAGGGCTTGGCAGCGCGCGCAGGCAGAATCTTGCCGCCATTGACAAGGCGCTGAACGCTACACTGCGCGCGCTGGTTGTGCAGGAACATACTCAGCGTCAGGCGGTGAATGACGCCGGCTATAGTAGCCAGCTGGGTATTGAGCAGTTGGCCCATGCGTGTGCAGCCAATCTAGCGCGCGGTGTGGGCGCTGCCATGGAATCTCTCGACCGCGCACTCTTGGACTTGCGCACGCGCCTAGAGGGCGGGCCCGTGCCCTCGCCTGAAGCACTGGCACGCACCCTAAGTGAGGTCGAGGCAACGCTAGGTGGCGGCATGGGTAGCTTTCTCGCCACCATGGAGACAGGCGCCTCGATGGCGCAGGCACAAATTGGCCAGACAGGTCATGCCGCACTGGGCGGATTGGCGGGTATTAGCACGCAGAACGCTGCGCTCAGCACCCAGGCCGAATCCGGCTTCACCGGCACCATGAACGGCCTCATGGCTGGTTCCAGTTGCGCATTTTCGCAACTCACTGGCAACCACATTGACCAGGCGAGGAAAAGTGCCACGGAGGGCACCACCGCCATGAAGCAGGCGGCTGCCGGTTTTGTCGAGTCCCTGGGCACCATACGCAAACGTGTTGACGGTGCCATCAATATCTCCCTCGAAGGCCTGGATGGGGAACTGGGTGGCAAGCTTGCAGGACTCGATGGACAGATCGCCCGAGAGGCATGGAAGGCTGCGGAGAAAGAACAACCCGCGTGGAAAAAAGTCGTCGCGATCGTGCTTATCATTGTCGTCATTATCGTGGCAGCAGTCATCAGCATTGTCACGCTCGGTGCGGGGGCAAGCCTATTTGCGGTGATCCTCGTGGGCGCCCTCGTCGGCGCGGTGAGCGCGGGGCTGATCCAAATCCTCAACAACTGGGCTTCGGGCGAGATCTGGCACGAAGGGCTTGTCACCGCAATGGTCATGGGTGCGATTGGCGGTGCCATCGGCGGTGGCTTGGGTTTCGCAGGTGGCGCCCTTGCCTCGGGCGCAGCAGCGGCTGGGGCACGTGCAGTCACGCAGCTGGCCATCACAGTGACCTCGGATCTGGTAGCAGAAGGGCTCACGCAGACAGTCGGCTACTTCGCCTTCGGCCAGCAGTTCAACTGGCAGGGGTTCGTGATGGCAGGCGCCATGTCTGGTGTGAGCTTCCGGGCCCACCCCAGCACACCGCATCCGCCCGCTGCTCATGCGCCGCCGCCTCATGCCGCCGCACCGCATGCGCCCACTCCTCATGCCAACGCGCCCCATCCAGAAGCCCCTCATCCCTCTGCACCGCATGCCGAAGCACCAGGCCCAGCGCCACACGGTGGAACACCGGAATCACCACCGCCACACCCTACCACGCCGGAACCACCCCGTCCTGCCGCACCTGAAGGGGTGGCACCTCGTGCCCCGTCACCAGCAGCGGCACGGCGCGGAGCAATCAGCCAGGTGGCCGGCGGCGCATTGGTAGGCCTGGGTGTTGAATTGGCGGCATCAGCCATCACCGGGGAGAAGCTCGATCCCACGCGTATTGCCTCCGCTGCAGCCTCGGCAGCGGTGGCAGCCCGCATGTCGCGTATGCACAGTGGTGGGGCCCCCGAACCCCGCCCTGGACCGACCACGCGCGCGGGCCGTGCCCTTGAACGCTTTCGCACTTTCGACCCTGGGGGTGTTGGCGCTCGGCTTGGAGAACGCCTCGAAGGCCTCGGCGGGCGCATGGTCGGTGCATCCCCCGAGGCAGAGGTTCCAGCGGTCGCGCGGCCACGGAGTGAAGAGACCTCAGCTCGACCGGTCGAAGAGCCAGAAACAGCACGTGCGCGGGGCACCAAAGAACCCATGATAACGCGACCGCCCGAGGACTCACCGGAGTCACGGCCAGCGCCAAGACCTCATGAAGAGGTGCCAGAAAATGCAACACGACCGCGGGAAACCATAGTGGAAATTGAAGTCCCCGCAAGAGTGGGAAACACCGACCATCATCTAAGCATTCACCGTGGTCCCAACGGAGCGGAGGTTTGGGTTTGTTCAGGGATTTGTGGACCACTCAAGATGCGGATCGAAGAACTGTTACCACATGTGTCTCCAGGGTCTGCCGCGCGAGATCAGTTGAAAGCACTGAGGCGCAGGGCCAATCACCTTGAAGCCCGCATCGAAGCCGGAGAAATTCCTGACCCTGTTGCAAAGCGACGCGAGGTGGAACGCCTCACGGCACAGCTCGAGGTGATCGGTCAAGGGGATCCGAATGTCGGACGACTACTCGATGCTGCACCCGGAGAGGTACCCGAAATGGTGCCGCCTCGGGCAAACCCTGACGCGCCGGTACCACCATCGTTGCGTCGAGGTGGATTGACCGATCCCAGAATCGTCGACGAGCTCCCACCCGGGCAGCGACGCACACCCGAGGAAACTGAAGCAGCTCGGGAGTTCTTCCGCAACAACGAGCGACGAGCGATCTCATGGTGGGAGCAGCGCAATGGTCGAATCTGGCCGAAGGACCCAGAAACGGGAGAGTGGGCAATCGCGGGGCATCAACCTCGTGCATTGTCCGATGGAGAACATCCTCTGCGGGTCGAGCCGGAGTTTGGCGATCCAAATCGGGAGGGGACACGGGTCCGTTCAGGAGAAGAGGTTAGCGATGCACAGCGCTGGGGTTCGATGCGCCGCAATCCAGCAGGGCCAGTGAAAAGGATCACCGATCCACGCATAATCGAGGCATTGCCGCCCGGCGGGGTTCGAACCGCCGAAGAGACGGCCAGAGCGCGCAGTTATTACGACAATCATCGTGCAGAAGCGATCCGGCGTTGGGAAGCGCGCACCGGCGAAACCTGGCCCACCAACCCGAGGACCGGTCGACCCGCTGAGGGTAATCACACGCCTCGAACTCTCGCCGAGGGCGCGCATCCGCTTGACGGAGTGGAGCCGGAGCTAAGACCATCAAACGCGCCTCACACTGAGAGACCAGAGGGTGGCGGTCGCACAGATGCGGAGCGGCTTGGAGCACGTGGTGGTCGACCCAGAGGTTTGTAG
- a CDS encoding DUF4157 domain-containing protein: MAQRGLPSKSPDSSRDQNRPIAGRAFARFRRRKRSGARLDNLTAQAHEGREGLEQQADTAAERIRKGDRVRLGKGSPMASTLTPPQGGRPLRSEARELAERGLGLNAEAIRVHDDSDAQLAAGMLGARAFADGAHIWLGRGEHEYDRDLMAHELAHVAQGVPGLHLRSATWLERRAWLAFFDHYLPRKFLNNYMDDTGAPITLTFQEMMDVNPIVNIRRSPGFATELAALLAQAQASNAAGTPAPAIKYIEVSGPGQALTNGTLGNFTIHYKGVLSVNSDGTWTFAGSMEFYDMWDFDPKPFGTSGRSTAGELKTRVAAYGLPGKPFDIFSVPAPCVQSGSDKRAVWPGGTPQHVGDQAGRAGIDVEVGGAGGVGAGPETEVGGGEVGAQSAEDLNP, encoded by the coding sequence ATGGCCCAGCGCGGCTTGCCTTCCAAATCCCCGGACTCCTCCCGTGATCAGAACCGGCCAATTGCTGGTCGAGCTTTCGCCCGGTTTCGTCGTCGTAAGCGAAGCGGTGCTCGGCTCGACAACCTGACGGCCCAGGCGCACGAAGGCCGAGAGGGTTTGGAACAACAGGCGGACACGGCGGCAGAACGCATCCGCAAAGGCGACCGGGTACGGCTGGGCAAAGGGAGCCCCATGGCCAGCACCCTCACCCCGCCACAAGGCGGAAGGCCGCTACGTTCCGAAGCGCGCGAGCTGGCAGAACGAGGCCTGGGCCTCAATGCCGAAGCGATTCGGGTACATGACGACAGTGACGCTCAGCTAGCCGCAGGGATGCTGGGCGCGCGCGCCTTCGCCGATGGTGCCCATATCTGGCTCGGTCGAGGCGAGCACGAATACGACCGTGATCTGATGGCCCACGAGTTGGCGCATGTGGCGCAGGGCGTGCCGGGCCTGCATCTGCGCTCGGCGACCTGGTTAGAGAGGCGCGCTTGGCTCGCCTTCTTCGATCACTACCTGCCGCGCAAATTTCTGAACAACTACATGGACGACACCGGCGCGCCGATCACCCTCACCTTTCAGGAGATGATGGACGTCAACCCTATCGTCAACATCCGACGCAGCCCGGGATTCGCAACCGAGTTGGCTGCGTTGCTGGCGCAGGCCCAGGCATCCAATGCGGCCGGTACGCCTGCACCAGCCATCAAATACATCGAAGTAAGCGGCCCAGGACAAGCCTTGACCAACGGCACCCTGGGTAACTTCACGATTCACTACAAAGGCGTACTCTCGGTCAATTCCGACGGTACCTGGACCTTCGCCGGCAGCATGGAATTCTACGACATGTGGGATTTCGACCCCAAGCCATTTGGAACCTCCGGTCGATCGACGGCCGGCGAGCTGAAGACGCGGGTGGCCGCCTACGGGTTGCCCGGCAAACCGTTTGACATCTTCAGCGTGCCGGCTCCCTGTGTCCAGAGTGGCAGCGATAAGCGAGCAGTTTGGCCAGGCGGCACACCGCAGCATGTCGGTGACCAAGCCGGACGGGCTGGCATCGATGTCGAAGTGGGTGGCGCGGGGGGCGTAGGAGCGGGCCCTGAAACCGAGGTGGGCGGTGGAGAGGTCGGTGCCCAATCGGCGGAGGATCTGAATCCATGA
- a CDS encoding ATP-binding protein, translated as MKPMDTATPQSTALSYETDLAWLDRLLEHEILRLRAHYELSLDELRGLYISDRQVDELLRRRSMEEGTNADPAARLSAEASRLRTLRSTQSPLAQLATRFGLSEFETDLLLLAIAPELSLKYETLYAYLNNDITRKYLTVDLALRLLDGASDSSRRAALSSCGRLFVLGFLDWLEPSEPRSGLARGFVASPPTVHYLLDLPLGDARLPDAVRIMPPLSVDLELFSASARAAVHEFSSQHPLRPGLVSCTGETPIEQFAAARLYAASHGQGVLTLPLSVLAKVTDGWSTLRTRVHLLALLADATVVVYDELGGYPREPAQHAQLTQQIRELASSGLTVFWAVPHDAPWAEGIADLSYLELRLPQASADDRASTWVSALRGLGVSPEESVIDDLAERFLLPSSRIAAAAESASRCLANTSETLRDSLWRAARRHSTQSLGQLASRVVKPHRYEHLVLPDTTLRQVREIAAAIAQRERVYGRWRMAERTGRGNGLMILFAGASGTGKTMTASVIANDLGIDLYRIDLATVVSKYIGETEKNLDRIFAAARHSNGILFFDEADALLGKRSEVKDAHDRYANIEIAYLLQKMEEHEGVVILATNLAKNLDQAFSRRMHYVIDFPKPDAALRERLWGGMFPPAAPLGEDVDFRFLAEQFETSGGEIQMIALDAAFLASAGRQVIGMSEIVQAMARHQQKQGSPAAVSEFRQYHGLVQRR; from the coding sequence ATGAAACCAATGGATACCGCCACACCACAATCCACTGCCTTGAGCTACGAGACCGATCTAGCCTGGCTTGACCGGCTGCTGGAGCACGAGATTCTGCGGCTGCGCGCGCACTACGAACTGTCACTGGATGAACTGCGTGGCCTGTACATCTCCGATCGGCAGGTGGATGAACTCCTGCGCCGGCGGTCCATGGAGGAGGGAACAAACGCCGATCCGGCTGCGCGCCTTAGCGCGGAGGCATCAAGACTGCGCACCTTGCGGAGCACCCAGTCGCCGTTGGCTCAGCTCGCAACGCGTTTTGGCCTGTCTGAATTCGAAACTGATCTGCTGCTGTTGGCTATCGCCCCAGAACTTTCCCTGAAATACGAGACCCTCTACGCCTACCTCAACAACGACATTACCCGTAAGTACTTAACCGTTGACCTTGCCTTGCGACTGCTGGATGGTGCCAGTGATTCGTCCAGGCGTGCCGCACTGAGCAGTTGCGGGAGACTGTTCGTCCTTGGATTCTTGGACTGGCTGGAGCCGAGCGAACCACGTTCCGGTTTGGCACGAGGCTTCGTCGCTTCTCCACCCACAGTGCATTATCTCCTGGACCTTCCGCTGGGCGATGCGCGCTTGCCTGATGCCGTCCGCATCATGCCGCCGTTGAGCGTCGACCTCGAACTTTTCTCAGCATCAGCGCGGGCGGCAGTGCATGAGTTCAGCTCTCAGCATCCCCTACGTCCAGGCCTGGTCAGTTGTACTGGTGAGACACCCATCGAACAATTTGCTGCTGCGCGTCTCTACGCTGCAAGCCATGGCCAAGGTGTCTTGACGCTACCGCTAAGCGTGCTGGCAAAAGTGACCGACGGATGGTCCACCCTGCGCACCCGCGTGCATCTGCTCGCCTTGCTGGCCGATGCAACCGTGGTGGTCTACGACGAACTGGGTGGGTATCCACGGGAGCCAGCGCAACATGCGCAGCTGACCCAACAGATACGGGAGTTGGCCTCGTCAGGTCTCACCGTGTTTTGGGCTGTACCGCACGACGCCCCATGGGCCGAAGGCATCGCGGATCTGTCTTACCTCGAACTGCGTTTGCCTCAGGCCAGCGCCGACGACAGGGCCTCTACCTGGGTTAGTGCCCTGCGCGGCCTGGGCGTGTCACCGGAGGAATCAGTCATAGACGATCTGGCCGAGCGATTCCTCCTCCCAAGTTCCCGCATCGCTGCTGCGGCCGAGAGCGCCTCCCGGTGTCTGGCTAACACTTCTGAAACGCTACGCGACTCCCTGTGGCGAGCAGCTCGCCGACACTCCACGCAATCACTCGGGCAACTCGCATCGAGAGTAGTGAAACCGCATCGCTATGAGCACCTGGTGCTACCTGATACGACCTTGCGCCAAGTCCGTGAGATCGCTGCGGCGATCGCTCAGCGCGAGCGTGTCTATGGACGCTGGCGCATGGCCGAACGCACCGGTCGCGGAAATGGACTGATGATTCTCTTCGCCGGTGCATCGGGCACCGGGAAAACCATGACGGCAAGTGTCATCGCCAACGACCTGGGGATCGATCTTTATCGCATCGACCTCGCAACCGTGGTATCCAAGTACATCGGTGAAACGGAAAAGAATCTCGACCGCATTTTCGCTGCAGCTCGGCATAGCAACGGGATTCTCTTCTTCGACGAAGCCGACGCATTGCTCGGCAAACGCTCCGAAGTAAAGGATGCCCATGACCGCTACGCCAACATCGAGATTGCCTACTTGCTCCAGAAGATGGAGGAACATGAGGGCGTCGTCATTCTCGCGACCAATCTAGCCAAGAACTTGGACCAGGCTTTCTCCCGCCGCATGCATTACGTAATTGATTTCCCCAAACCCGATGCAGCCCTGCGCGAGCGACTGTGGGGCGGCATGTTTCCACCCGCCGCCCCCCTCGGCGAGGACGTGGATTTCCGCTTTCTCGCCGAACAATTCGAGACCTCGGGAGGCGAGATTCAGATGATCGCTCTGGACGCTGCCTTCCTGGCCAGCGCAGGGCGCCAAGTCATCGGCATGAGTGAGATCGTCCAGGCGATGGCTCGCCACCAGCAGAAGCAGGGAAGTCCTGCGGCTGTGAGCGAATTCCGGCAGTATCATGGGTTGGTGCAACGGAGATAG